DNA sequence from the Sulfurimonas sp. HSL3-7 genome:
CGGCCATCCCCTTTTTTGCTTCCTCTATTGCTGCTTCCAGAAACTTATCCATCTTTTATCCCCTACTATGAATCTGAGATCAGGCGCTTTGGCATTACCGGCCAAAGACACAATACCTGTACGATAAAAATATACTCCCAGTCTATCATATTTTTGTCAAGTCAGCAGGAAAAGAATTATATTGGACATCAATAGAAAAAGAGCGTATCGCGCAGGCACTTCCGAATAACTTTGCAATGAATATGTTAATTGTTGTCCGCTTATTTAGGAAAAGCTTGTTCCGTAGAAATACAGGGATTTATATTAATTAGTCTGAGTAGGTAAAGATGGAGGACACACCCTCATAAAGAGGGTGAATAGCAGCTGATTGTAACGCCGTATTTCTCTTCCGCTGCTTTCGGCGTAAAGCTATATAAACGGACCTTAGCTTTAATAACCACGGCAACTCCTTTTTAAACAGAGTGCACTCTACGTTCACAAGCGCCCTTATAATAAAGCGAACAAAATTTGTATATCATCTAAAATGCAATTGAGAATTCAACAAAGGGAGCCTATGCAACAAAGCCAAACACCTGCGAATACAGACACACTCTGTGCACTTGCTGTAGCACGGGCTGAAGCGGAAGAACAACTGGAATTGCGCATCCAACTGGGTCATGCGCTACTCAAAAGCAGCGGTAAACAGGTAGAACTTACAGCATTAAAAAGTGCCTTCAGTGAATGGACGGACTACAATGTAACGCTGTTAGGACAGATATATACATGCGATGACTATCTCAACACCTATAATGCCTGGTACGGCAGAATATCGCGCGTAAGAGTATGGTCGGAATCGGAAGAGATAGAGGTCACCCGCCAGGAGTTAGAATATAAAATAGAGGTACTTGAGGATTGTCTGGAGGAGCTCGAACATATACTGGGAAGTGATGACATAACGCCGCAGGATATAGAAGATTATGACGATTGAAACAGGTAGACATTCAACCGCTGCCGATGTAACCCCATGCGAATCTTGCACAAAACTATTAACTTCTTTCCCTGTCCCTTCTTTGACCAAACTTCTATACAATACACGAAAACTTATAACAGTGATATTCGCTTCTAAAACGAGGAAGATACATGAACACGACAGAAGAGAGTTCTAGCATGGTCGAGACGCTGGGCGATCTTGCCGGCCTGGCGGACTACTCGCTCATGGAGACGCTTAACGCCGACCCCGAAGCAACCAAGGACGGTGTCGACCACGCCCCTCGGCAGGTCTTCAGCGGCCACTATGTCCCCGTCAACCCGACCCCGATCGAGGCGCCCCACTACATCGCCCACAGCAAGACCTTCTTTAAGGAGCTCGGTCTCGCCGACAGCCTGGCAACCGACGAAGCGTTTATGCGGATGTTCTCGGGCGACGCCTCGGCGCTGCCGGAGCCGCTTAAAACGCATGGCTGGGCAACGGGCTACGCCCTCTCCATCTACGGGACCGAATACTACAACCAGTGCCCCTTCCAGACCGGCAACGGCTACGGCGACGGCCGCGCCGTCTCCATCTTCGAAGGTGTCCTGAACGGCAAACGCTGGGAGATGCAGCTCAAGGGCGGCGGCCAGACCCCCTACTGCCGCGGCGCCGACGGACGGGCGGTACTGCGTTCGAGCATAAGAGAGTTTCTGGCACAGGAGCACATGCACGCCCTCGGCATACCGACCTCACGTTCGTTGACGCTCTACACCTCCAAAACGGAGACCGTCCGACGCCCCTGGTTTAACCCGGGCTCCCACTCACGAGACCCCGAAGTGATGATCGAGGAGAACGTCGCCATCACGACACGCGTGGCACCTTCCTTTCTTCGCGTAGGTCAGATCGAACTTTTCGGCCGCCGCGCCCGTAAAAACGAACACCCGCTAGCGTTAGAGGAGCTGGAGAAGATCGTACTGCACATCATCGACCGCGAGTACAGCGACGAGATCGACCGGAGCCTGCCGCTGATGGAAAAGGTGCTGCTGCTGGCTCAGGCTTTCCGCAGCCGTCTCACCGCGCTCGTCGCCGACTGGGTCCGCATGGGTTACTGCCAGGGGAACTTCAACAGCGACAACACCGCCCTCGGCGGTTTTACCCTCGACTACGGGCCGTTCGGGTTTATGGACAGGTTCGACCCCAA
Encoded proteins:
- a CDS encoding protein adenylyltransferase SelO family protein — its product is MNTTEESSSMVETLGDLAGLADYSLMETLNADPEATKDGVDHAPRQVFSGHYVPVNPTPIEAPHYIAHSKTFFKELGLADSLATDEAFMRMFSGDASALPEPLKTHGWATGYALSIYGTEYYNQCPFQTGNGYGDGRAVSIFEGVLNGKRWEMQLKGGGQTPYCRGADGRAVLRSSIREFLAQEHMHALGIPTSRSLTLYTSKTETVRRPWFNPGSHSRDPEVMIEENVAITTRVAPSFLRVGQIELFGRRARKNEHPLALEELEKIVLHIIDREYSDEIDRSLPLMEKVLLLAQAFRSRLTALVADWVRMGYCQGNFNSDNTALGGFTLDYGPFGFMDRFDPKYQPWTGGGDHFSFFNQPQAAMQNFYMFTTAVLPLIKSDTMAVQELEKVLNGFPKAMQKQVEAMWASKLGLESFDNELYNELMMLMIKTQVDYTIFFRELSHLPEEITPLLKSFYGDAANDEELLKRWSEWLEKWQSNIDVTTVESRAKLSEQMTKVNPKYTLREWFLVPAYKAAEKGDYSLIKELQEVMTHPYDEQSKETEAKYYAKKPSEFFDIAGISHVSCSS